Proteins encoded within one genomic window of Oncorhynchus tshawytscha isolate Ot180627B linkage group LG02, Otsh_v2.0, whole genome shotgun sequence:
- the LOC112245623 gene encoding zinc finger protein 75A-like, which translates to MSTLQMLRVFLNERLTAAAVEIFGAVEKTVAEYQEENDNLRRLLRITPDINQCRKESLQLSVAVTEDEVPPKQQHSEQEWRTSLQQEDREPTQIKEEQEELWTCQEEDFSVFKLPPCVKSKCDQENPQSFSLPQTQTVENRDSNSKPVDLPHFVTVTHLEGLDIPCDPPDNQNYSHSSSVSGDLVGLRLLSPFHHSPPLDPNPSMGEHCPKPSTTSRKTHRCCDCGETFALTADLQEHVTLTKRPSECHLCKKRYNSTCKLKAHVRFCHVERPCTCPFCGKTFKLKGHLSRHMRIHTGEKPFGCGDCGKSFIQKGDLMRHILTHTGEKPFSCKDCGKSFNRKGNLTEHIRTCTY; encoded by the exons ATGTCTACATTACAGATGTTGCGCGTGTTCTTAAATGAGCGTTTAACAGCGGCTGCTGTGGAGATTTTCGGGGCAGTTGAGAAAACGGTAGCCGAGtaccaggaggagaatgataatCTGCGGAGACTGCTGCGGATAACCCCGGACATAAACCAATGTAGAAAAG AGTCCCTTCAGTTATCTGTTGCTGTCACTGAAGACGAGGTTCCCCCTAAGCAGCAGCACTCTGAGCAGGAGTGGAGAACCAGTCTGCAGCAGGAGGACCGAGAACCCacacagattaaagaggaacaggaggaactCTGGACCTGTCAGGAGGAAGATTTCAGTGTGTTCAAATTACCTCCTTGTGTGAAAAGTAAATGTGATCAGGAAAACCCACAGTCCTTTTCTCTTCCCCAAAcccagacagtggagaacagagACAGTAACTCTAAACCAGTGGACCTCCCACATTTTGTCACCGTTACCCATCTAGAGGGTCTCGACATTCCCTGTGACCCTCCAGATAATCAAAACTATAGCCACAGCTCATCTGTAAGCGGTGACCTAGTAGGACTTAGGCTGCTGTCACCATTCCATCACAGCCCACCACTGGATCCCAACCCATCAATGGGGGAACACTGTCCCAAACCCAGCACCACGTCTAGAAAAACTCACCGCTGCTGTGACTGTGGTGAAACgtttgctctgacagctgacctGCAGGAGCATGTGACTCTCACCAAGAGACCCAGCGAATGCCACCTCTGCAAAAAACGCTACAACTCCACCTGTAAATTGAAGGCCCATGTCAGATTCTGTCATGTGGAGAGACCCTGCACCTGCCCCTTTTGTGGAAAGACCTTCAAACTCAAAGGACATCTTTCCAGGCATATGaggattcacacaggagagaaaccatttggctgtggtgactgtgggaagagcttcattCAGAAGGGGGACTTAATGAGACACATACttactcacacaggagagaaaccatttagctgtaaagactgtgggaaaagcttcaatcGGAAGGGGAACCTAACTGAACACATACGGACTTGCACATACTGA
- the LOC121840199 gene encoding probable basic-leucine zipper transcription factor R gives MSERPETVPAAPTQPAPDQTLPQDIPTAVARATPSPPDASEKAQLNMDEEEDEEREGSQQVSVSEMSGTQPTEESRPGSAGPAGSGWRAGGALLSELDSEEVSCSQQGVSELSAPGVLEGTESMDDLGDASLKGAIDMEGMSASAGSPDFEKVSDIPTNDFDDYDEDGDRVCDMEVGSERADDPRRVRHDEDEDDDVEMASEGVTESGLESYGNADEDDFAEDERLDNLNRAPPAPLLPSALAAQWDQPNPSSFCDPWAQPHPQAASAAPLQTPTSPSSDPWQADKKTPTLYSTQPWLQLAATPFVPALHEPSHQPAPASPLERETLAPLQSLSLIAASGRGMSHSSTLSPTELAVHSSSETSTAEELCDNNSSSGVESRSEGGKLHTLPAAVLSLQPELENQDLEREDGEGEEAETLPADEVPGDPATAPTSNPSSSTTEDEASDMEGEAQLGQDIHNDSKPGAQRCLSALEEGEETSGGAEEGGDTPQSANSAASYAYDMTASNSNTHSTAESCAKSPGIFSLEELPEEAKDPSLIQELTLPPSQQQAASADSLLVSNPEEQQYMLCGTLEAELGDTGDLKPLDPTMFAAPQQLGEGPRVTQPPYYSTICENTENSLTGINALPQPHYRRDHHPNLHCDLLTPPRLTCADLPPRSPRLQASPQLLRLERHKQQLLELQQRREQQSKPKEENDEEARKKSEQEKEMKKKEAEEETLRREEVEQRQQIMQWQQELEEQTQQMSPQQQPQKGQATVLLSPSSGLHTIYEALESDEEEGKEIEVNVQLEQREEAPLEKEVDSNSDRREVLDEAGSHSTSSPSPDSPEQEESRDASPPPVSQECPPSLDLDWGKKVDIVQQLINQTLLLTGDGCSSLLLLPGGRGGTLSPLEASLWPNLLPPLTPPSATVTAVSSFSPEAPGQSPQGEWTVVELETHH, from the exons ATGTCTGAACGACCAGAGACCGTCCCAGCAGCCCCGACACAGCCAGCACCAGACCAGACCTTACCCCAGGACATCCCCACAGCAGTTGCTAGGGCTACACCCAGCCCTCCGGATGCCTCAGAGAAAGCCCAGCTCAACatggatgaagaagaggacgaggagagggagggcagccaGCAGGTGTCCGTGTCAGAAATGAGTGGCACCCAGCCCACAGAAGAGTCCAGGCCTGGTTCAGCCGGCCCTGCGGGCTCGGGGTGGCGTGCAGGCGGTGCCCTGCTATCGGAGCTGGACTCTGAGGAGGTGAGCTGTAGCCAGCAGGGGGTGTCGGAGCTGAGCGCCCCGGGCGTCCTGGAGGGCACGGAGAGCATGGATGACCTAGGAGACGCCAGTCTGAAGGGTGCCATCGACATGGAGGGCATGTCTGCCTCGGCCGGCTCGCCTGACTTTGAGAAGGTGTCCGACATCCCGACCAATGATTTTGATGACTACGATGAAGACGGAGACCGGGTGTGTGACATGGAGGTGGGTTCGGAACGGGCAGATGACCCAAGAAGAGTGAGGCATGAcgaggatgaggatgatgatgtggAGATGGCTAGTGAGGGGGTGACTGAGAGCGGGCTGGAGAGCTACGGGAATGCAGATGAGGATGACTTtgcagaggatgagagactggACAACCTGAACCGAGCCCCGCCTGCCCCACTCCTGCCCTCTGCCCTGGCCGCCCAGTGGGACCAACCCAACCCCAGCTCCTTTTGTGACCCCTGGGCCCAGCCGCACCCCCAGGCTGCCTCAGCCGCCCCCCTGCAGACCCCTACCAGCCCCTCTTCAGACCCCTGGCAGGCTGATAAGAAGACACCCACCCTGTACTCCACTCAGCCCTGGCTGCAGCTGGCTGCCACACCATTTGTTCCAGCCCTGCATGAGCCCTCACACCAGCCTGCCCCTGCATCTCCACTTGAAAGAGAGACCCTAGCCCCGTTGCAGTCCCTGTCCCTCATAGCTGCCTCTGGACGCGGCATGTCACACTCCAGCACCCTAAGCCCTACGGAGCTGGCTGTCCACAGCAGCAGCGAGACCAGCACCGCAGAGGAGCTCTGTGACAACAACAGCAGCTCCGGGGTGGAGTCCCGCTCTGAGGGGGGAAAACTCCACACCCTGCCTGCCGCCGTGCTCTCCCTTCAGCCTGAATTGGAGAACCaggacctggagagagaggacggcgagggggaggaggcagagaccCTGCCAGCCGACGAAGTCCCAGGGGACCCCGCCACAGCACCTACGTCCAACCCCTCGTCCTCCACCACAGAGGATGAGGCCAGCGACATGGAGGGCGAGGCCCAGCTGGGCCAGGACATCCACAACGACAGCAAGCCCGGAGCCCAGCGCTGCCTGTCTGCcctggaggaaggggaggagaccagcGGCGGTGCAGAAGAGGGTGGAGACACCCCCCAGTCTGCCAACTCGGCGGCATCCTACGCCTACGACATGACGGCGTCCAACTCCAATACCCACTCCACGGCTGAGAGCTGCGCCAAGAGCCCCGGCATCTTCTCTCTGGAGGAGCTGCCTGAGGAGGCCAAGGACCCGTCGCTcatccaggaactgaccctgCCACCATCCCAGCAACAGGCTGCCTCGGCAGACTCCCTCCTCGTCTCCAACCCAGAGGAGCAGCAGTATATGTTGTGTGGGACACTTGAGGCAGAGCTGGGGGACACGGGGGATCTGAAACCCCTGGACCCCACGATGTTTGCGGCCCCCCAGCAGCTCGGGGAGGGCCCCCGTGTCACCCAACCGCCCTACTACTCCACTATCTGTGAAAACACTGAGAACTCTCTCACAG GGATCAACGCGCTCCCCCAGCCACACTACCGCCGCGACCACCACCCCAACCTCCACTGTGACCTCTTGACCCCACCCAGGCTGACCTGTGCTGACCTACCTCCCCGGAGCCCTCGCCTGCAGGCCAGCCCCCAGCTCCTCCGACTGGAACGGCACAAGCAACAACTACTAGAGCTGCAGCAACGCAGAGAACAGCAGAGCAAACCCAAAGAAGAAAACGACGAAGAGGCGAGGAAGAAGAGCGAGCAGGAGAAGGAAATGAAGAAaaaggaggcagaggaggagacgctgaggagggaggaggtggagcagagacAGCAGATCATGCAGTGGCAGCAGGAGCTGGAGGAGCAGACACAGCAGATGTCACCGCAACAACAGCCCCAAAAAGGTCAGGCAACAGTGCTGCTTTCACCTTCCTCTGGTCTCCATACCATTTATGAAGCCCtggagagtgatgaagaggaggggaaggaaattGAGGTTAATGTCCAGCTTGAACAACGCGAAGAAGCCCCGCTGGAGAAAGAGGTTGACAGTAACAGTGACCGCCGAGAGGTATTGGACGAAGCCGGTAGCCACTCCACTTCCAGTCCCTCTCCAGACTCCCCCGAGCAGGAAGAGTCCCGGGACGCCTCCCCACCCCCCGTCTCCCAAGAATGCCCCCCTTCCCTGGACCTGGACTGGGGGAAGAAAGTTGACATTGTCCAGCAGCTGATCaaccagaccctgctgctgacGGGCGATGgctgctcctccctgctcctgcTTCCCGGGGGCAGAGGAGGCACCTTGAGCCCCCTGGAGGCCAGCCTGTGGCCCAACCTGCTaccccccctcacccctccctcagcCACGGTCACGGCGGTCAGCAGCTTCTCCCCGGAGGCCCCCGGCCAGTCCCCCCAGGGCGAGTGGACAGTGGTGGAGCTGGAGACACACCACtga